The following are encoded together in the Nocardioides thalensis genome:
- a CDS encoding condensation domain-containing protein produces the protein MEYTELSAYDVPAGVVTTWTPMTRPSAWADDPRPLSPDHEAHLETHETGSWIGAVLRVPERFDALALRRALVAWIARHEGLRTTAVATVSGPGPDWRRRTIAADEVSIVADEVGRLDADGAERHLAEFLATVGPYSWPHCLFWTSVDPTADGFTLALGADHSVLDAYSQLLWFDEIVDLYRRALAGEGDDELAAPTGVGSLVDHAEEETRLAATIDVDAEAVRRWRSFLDRDDPDGRPRFPVAPAFGPGEGARLRQTSLNTWVADRQQTHVLNGLGKAAGLSLQSCVLGAMALGIRQLSGEERVRFVMPIPTRQSLRHACAVGRFAGLAPVDVDVAGATGLPEVAGRVHAAIAESRDLSLVPFARVAELLEIEDRPRLVVSYVDGRLIPGVDQWDGWRARALRSPAYGDGEVRLRFGRTADGLNVAARYPGTLAAERTMRELLGAMMASIDALTRPLLVAPEGEESA, from the coding sequence ATGGAGTACACCGAGCTGTCCGCCTACGACGTGCCGGCCGGCGTCGTGACGACCTGGACGCCGATGACCCGACCGTCCGCGTGGGCCGACGACCCGCGACCGCTGTCGCCCGACCACGAGGCGCACCTGGAGACCCACGAGACGGGCTCGTGGATCGGCGCCGTGCTGAGGGTGCCGGAGCGCTTCGACGCCCTCGCGCTCCGCCGCGCCCTGGTCGCGTGGATCGCCCGCCACGAGGGGCTGCGCACCACTGCGGTCGCGACGGTGAGCGGACCTGGACCCGACTGGCGGCGCCGTACCATCGCCGCGGACGAGGTCTCGATCGTGGCCGACGAGGTCGGCCGCCTCGACGCGGACGGCGCCGAGCGCCACCTGGCCGAGTTCCTCGCGACGGTCGGGCCCTACAGCTGGCCGCACTGCCTGTTCTGGACCTCCGTGGACCCGACCGCAGACGGCTTCACGCTGGCCCTCGGCGCCGACCACTCCGTGCTGGACGCCTACTCCCAGCTGCTCTGGTTCGACGAGATCGTCGACCTCTACCGCCGGGCGCTGGCGGGGGAGGGGGACGACGAGCTCGCCGCCCCGACGGGGGTCGGCAGCCTGGTCGACCACGCAGAGGAGGAGACCCGGCTGGCCGCGACGATCGACGTCGACGCGGAGGCCGTGCGGCGGTGGCGGTCGTTCCTGGACCGCGATGACCCCGACGGCCGCCCGCGCTTCCCGGTCGCGCCGGCGTTCGGTCCCGGCGAGGGCGCCCGGCTGCGCCAGACGAGCCTGAACACCTGGGTCGCCGACCGGCAGCAGACCCACGTCCTCAACGGTCTCGGCAAGGCGGCCGGGCTCTCGCTCCAGTCGTGCGTGCTGGGGGCGATGGCGCTCGGCATCCGGCAGCTGTCCGGCGAGGAGCGGGTCCGGTTCGTGATGCCGATCCCCACGCGGCAGTCGCTGCGGCACGCCTGCGCCGTCGGGCGCTTCGCCGGCCTGGCGCCGGTCGATGTCGACGTCGCGGGCGCGACCGGGCTCCCGGAGGTCGCCGGCCGGGTGCACGCCGCCATCGCGGAGTCGCGCGACCTCTCGCTCGTGCCGTTCGCGCGGGTGGCCGAGCTGCTGGAGATCGAGGACCGTCCCCGGCTGGTCGTCTCGTACGTCGACGGCCGGCTGATCCCGGGCGTCGACCAGTGGGACGGGTGGCGGGCGCGCGCACTCCGGAGCCCGGCGTACGGCGACGGCGAGGTGCGCCTGCGGTTCGGCCGCACGGCCGACGGCCTCAACGTCGCGGCGCGCTATCCCGGGACGCTGGCGGCGGAGCGGACGATGCGCGAGCTGCTCGGCGCGATGATGGCGTCGATCGACGCGCTCACCCGTCCGTTGCTCGTGGCGCCGGAGGGCGAGGAGTCGGCCTAG
- a CDS encoding gamma-glutamyl-gamma-aminobutyrate hydrolase family protein: MSDLPVIGLSTYREVSRHGVWTELSDLLPSEYADAVRIAGGVPLLLPVPPDSADAAAVGSAASALVARLDGLVISGGGDVSPSAYGAEPHPRTGGVLAARDAWELALLDAAAERSLPTLGICRGMQVMAVHAGGSLHQHVPDLVGNEAHNPGADAYGSIDVATTPGSRLASLVGDKVTVNCHHHQAVRDHPGFDAVAVSPADGSLEAMEAPGDRFCLAVQWHPETLADLGLFAGFVEAARGR; encoded by the coding sequence ATGAGCGACCTGCCGGTCATCGGCCTCTCCACCTACCGCGAGGTGTCGCGGCACGGCGTGTGGACCGAGCTCTCGGACCTGCTGCCGAGCGAGTACGCCGACGCGGTCCGCATCGCCGGCGGCGTGCCCCTGCTGCTGCCGGTGCCTCCCGACTCCGCCGACGCGGCCGCTGTGGGGTCGGCCGCGTCGGCGCTGGTGGCGCGGCTCGACGGTCTGGTCATCAGCGGCGGGGGCGACGTCTCGCCGAGCGCGTACGGCGCGGAGCCACACCCCCGCACCGGCGGCGTGCTCGCGGCGCGCGACGCGTGGGAGCTCGCCCTGCTCGACGCCGCGGCCGAGCGGTCGCTGCCGACGCTCGGCATCTGCCGCGGGATGCAGGTGATGGCCGTGCACGCGGGCGGCAGCCTGCACCAGCACGTGCCCGACCTGGTCGGCAACGAGGCCCACAACCCCGGCGCCGACGCCTACGGGTCGATCGACGTCGCGACCACGCCCGGCAGCCGGCTCGCGTCGCTGGTCGGCGACAAGGTGACGGTCAACTGCCACCACCACCAGGCCGTGCGCGACCACCCAGGCTTCGATGCCGTCGCGGTCTCCCCGGCCGACGGCTCGCTCGAGGCGATGGAGGCACCGGGCGACCGCTTCTGCCTCGCGGTCCAGTGGCACCCGGAGACGCTCGCCGACCTCGGGCTGTTCGCGGGGTTCGTCGAGGCCGCGCGCGGGCGCTAG
- a CDS encoding 3-oxoacyl-ACP reductase: MGRIQDRVAVVTGGCSGIGLATVQRFVAEGARVVIGDIDDEGGAKLVAELGGSDVATYVHVDVTDKEQVDALFRTAKDTYGSVDIAFNNAGISPPDDDSILDTELDAWRRVQEVNLTSVYLCCKAALPYMIEQGKGSIINTASFVAVMGAATSQISYSASKGGVLSMSRELGVQFARQGVRVNALCPGPVNTPLLQELFAKDPERAARRLVHVPLGRFAEPEEIASAVLFLASDDSSFMTANTFLVDGGISGAYVTPL, translated from the coding sequence ATGGGCAGGATCCAGGACCGCGTGGCCGTCGTGACCGGCGGGTGCTCGGGCATCGGGCTGGCGACCGTGCAGCGGTTCGTCGCCGAGGGCGCGCGGGTCGTGATCGGCGACATCGACGACGAGGGCGGCGCCAAGCTGGTCGCCGAGCTCGGAGGGTCGGACGTCGCGACCTACGTCCACGTCGACGTCACCGACAAGGAGCAGGTCGACGCGCTCTTCAGGACCGCGAAGGACACCTACGGCTCGGTCGACATCGCGTTCAACAACGCCGGCATCTCCCCGCCCGACGACGACTCGATCCTCGACACCGAGCTCGACGCGTGGCGACGGGTCCAGGAGGTCAACCTGACCTCGGTCTACCTGTGCTGCAAGGCCGCGCTCCCCTACATGATCGAGCAGGGCAAGGGGTCGATCATCAACACCGCGTCGTTCGTCGCGGTGATGGGCGCGGCGACCTCGCAGATCTCCTACTCCGCCTCCAAGGGCGGCGTGCTCTCGATGAGCCGCGAGCTCGGCGTGCAGTTCGCCCGGCAGGGGGTGCGGGTCAACGCGCTCTGCCCCGGCCCGGTCAACACGCCGCTGCTGCAGGAGCTCTTCGCCAAGGATCCCGAGCGGGCCGCACGCCGGCTGGTGCACGTGCCCCTCGGCCGGTTCGCCGAGCCCGAGGAGATCGCCTCCGCCGTGCTCTTCCTCGCCAGCGACGACTCGTCGTTCATGACCGCCAACACCTTCCTGGTCGACGGCGGCATCAGCGGCGCCTACGTGACTCCCCTGTGA
- a CDS encoding aldehyde dehydrogenase family protein: protein MTTYTVVNPATEQAVTDVQLADLAQADAAIEAAHEAFLTWRHLPPGERAALLRRFAAVVDAHVDELAELEVRNAGHTWGNARWEAGNVRDVLNYYSAAPERLFGKQIPVAGGVNVTFHEPLGVVGVIVPWNFPMPIAGWGFAPALAAGNTVVLKPAELTPLTAIRIGELALDAGLPEHVLTVIPGKGSVVGERFVTHPLVRKVCFTGSTEVGKRIMAGCAEQVKRVTLELGGKSSNIVFADADIAAAAAAAPYGVFDNAGQDCCARSRILVERSAYDEFVERMAPVVTGLRVLDPSDESSEMGPLISAGQRDSVLGYLDGVETLVTGSAPEGAGFWVPPTVVASSDPGERIWREEVFGPVVAVMPFDDEAHAVELANDTEYGLSGSIFTSDLGKGLRVSRAVESGNLSVNSHSSVRYWTPFGGYKQSGLGRELGPDAPYAFTEEKNVFINQVS, encoded by the coding sequence GTGACCACCTACACCGTCGTCAACCCGGCCACCGAGCAGGCGGTGACCGACGTCCAGCTCGCCGACCTGGCGCAGGCGGACGCGGCGATCGAGGCCGCCCACGAGGCGTTCCTGACCTGGCGCCACCTGCCGCCCGGCGAGCGGGCCGCGCTGCTGCGGCGCTTCGCCGCCGTGGTCGACGCGCACGTCGACGAGCTCGCCGAGCTCGAGGTGCGCAACGCCGGCCACACCTGGGGCAACGCCCGCTGGGAGGCCGGCAACGTCCGCGACGTCCTGAACTACTACTCCGCCGCCCCGGAGCGCCTGTTCGGCAAGCAGATCCCGGTCGCCGGCGGGGTGAACGTGACGTTCCACGAGCCGCTCGGGGTCGTCGGCGTGATCGTGCCGTGGAACTTCCCGATGCCGATCGCCGGCTGGGGCTTCGCCCCCGCGCTCGCGGCGGGCAACACCGTGGTGCTCAAGCCGGCCGAGCTCACGCCGCTCACGGCGATCCGGATCGGCGAGCTCGCGCTCGACGCGGGACTGCCCGAGCACGTCCTGACCGTGATCCCCGGCAAGGGGTCCGTCGTCGGCGAGCGCTTCGTGACCCACCCGCTGGTGCGCAAGGTCTGCTTCACGGGCTCCACCGAGGTCGGCAAGCGCATCATGGCGGGCTGCGCCGAGCAGGTGAAGCGGGTGACGCTCGAGCTCGGCGGCAAGAGCAGCAACATCGTGTTCGCCGACGCCGACATCGCCGCCGCAGCGGCGGCGGCGCCGTACGGCGTCTTCGACAACGCCGGCCAGGACTGCTGTGCCCGGTCGCGGATCCTCGTCGAGCGCAGCGCCTACGACGAGTTCGTCGAGCGGATGGCGCCGGTGGTCACCGGCCTGCGGGTGCTCGACCCGTCCGACGAGAGCAGCGAGATGGGGCCGCTGATCTCCGCGGGCCAGCGCGACTCGGTGCTCGGCTACCTCGACGGCGTCGAGACCCTGGTGACCGGCTCCGCCCCGGAGGGCGCCGGGTTCTGGGTGCCGCCGACCGTCGTCGCGAGCAGCGACCCGGGCGAGCGGATCTGGCGCGAGGAGGTCTTCGGGCCGGTCGTCGCGGTGATGCCGTTCGACGACGAGGCGCACGCCGTGGAGCTCGCCAACGACACCGAGTACGGCCTGTCCGGCTCGATCTTCACCAGCGACCTCGGCAAGGGCCTGCGGGTCTCCCGGGCCGTCGAGTCGGGCAACCTCAGCGTGAACTCGCACTCGTCGGTCCGCTACTGGACGCCGTTCGGCGGCTACAAGCAGTCCGGCCTCGGCCGGGAGCTCGGACCGGATGCGCCGTACGCGTTCACCGAGGAGAAGAACGTGTTCATCAACCAGGTCTCGTGA